One window from the genome of Streptomyces cadmiisoli encodes:
- a CDS encoding VOC family protein, with amino-acid sequence MSSRLFAISFDAHRPERLAHFWSGVLGLERADDSYDGVTLLSGNDAGYRLGFSPSQAQKVAQNRLHFDLTSVSLEDQQETVARALDLGAQHADVGQGPDASHVVLADPEGNEFCVLEPGNGFLAGCGFIGALACDGSQAVGYFWSKALGWPLVWDQSPETAIQSPNGGTKITWGGPPLMPDPGKDLHLDLAPDDDQQAEVERLLSLGAKRLNSTPGKDDSAVLLADPDGNEFRVLTRQ; translated from the coding sequence ATGAGCAGCCGACTCTTCGCAATCTCCTTCGACGCACACCGGCCCGAGCGCCTGGCGCACTTCTGGTCCGGCGTCCTCGGCCTGGAGAGAGCCGACGATTCCTACGACGGTGTCACCCTGCTGTCCGGGAATGACGCCGGCTACCGTCTCGGTTTTAGTCCCTCCCAGGCGCAGAAGGTCGCCCAGAACCGGCTGCACTTCGACCTGACCAGTGTGTCCCTGGAGGACCAGCAGGAGACCGTGGCCAGGGCGCTCGACCTCGGCGCGCAGCACGCCGATGTCGGCCAGGGACCGGACGCATCCCACGTGGTGCTCGCCGACCCCGAAGGCAACGAGTTCTGCGTCCTCGAGCCGGGTAACGGTTTCCTCGCCGGCTGCGGCTTCATCGGAGCGCTCGCCTGCGATGGTTCGCAGGCCGTGGGCTACTTCTGGAGCAAGGCGCTGGGCTGGCCGCTGGTATGGGACCAGAGCCCGGAGACCGCCATCCAGTCACCGAACGGCGGTACGAAGATCACGTGGGGTGGGCCGCCGCTCATGCCGGACCCCGGCAAAGACCTTCACCTGGACCTCGCGCCGGACGACGATCAGCAAGCCGAGGTCGAGCGCCTGCTCTCTCTCGGGGCGAAGCGTCTCAACTCAACCCCCGGCAAGGACGACAGCGCGGTACTGCTGGCCGACCCCGACGGCAACGAATTCCGCGTACTCACCCGTCAATGA
- a CDS encoding IS110 family transposase → MDVVEERCAGIDLSKTDAKVCIRLPGSGKRARREVRTFSTMSDGLLELRDWLVDNQITRVGMEATASYWKPLFYLLEATEGVEPWLLNAQHIKTVPGRKTDVKDCEWICRLVEYGLVRPSFVPPRDIRQLRDLTRYRTETTRDRVRDVNRLAMFLEDAGIKLSSVVSDITGRSARAMLDALVAGERDPQVLAELALGSLQGKVPLLTRALTGAFSEHHAFMVASMLRAIDEADARIARLSEEINRQLLPLRAQTELLITIPGISLTLAQILIAEVGVDMGRFATAGHLASWAGMCPGNKESAGKRLSGRTRHGDTWLKTALFLAGATAARSKGTYLGAQYRRLVPHRGSKRATVAVGHSILVAAWHILRDMVPYQDLGPDHFTNRLGKERHTRRLIAQLAALGLDVTVTPREEAG, encoded by the coding sequence GTGGACGTGGTGGAAGAGCGATGCGCGGGCATCGACTTGAGCAAGACGGACGCCAAGGTGTGCATCCGGCTGCCGGGTTCGGGGAAGCGGGCCCGTCGTGAGGTGCGGACGTTTTCCACGATGAGCGACGGCCTGCTGGAACTGCGGGACTGGCTGGTGGACAACCAGATCACCCGGGTGGGCATGGAGGCGACCGCGTCCTATTGGAAGCCCCTGTTCTACCTGCTGGAGGCCACCGAGGGGGTCGAGCCGTGGCTGCTGAACGCCCAGCACATCAAGACCGTGCCGGGCCGCAAGACCGACGTGAAGGACTGCGAGTGGATCTGCCGCCTGGTCGAGTACGGCCTGGTCCGGCCCAGCTTCGTACCGCCGCGTGACATCCGGCAGCTACGGGACCTGACCCGGTACCGCACCGAGACCACCCGCGACCGGGTCCGCGACGTCAACCGGCTCGCGATGTTCCTGGAAGACGCCGGGATCAAGCTCAGCTCGGTGGTCAGCGACATCACCGGCCGCTCCGCGCGCGCCATGCTCGACGCCCTGGTCGCGGGCGAGCGTGATCCCCAGGTCCTGGCGGAGCTGGCGTTGGGCAGCCTGCAGGGCAAAGTGCCCCTGCTGACCCGGGCACTGACCGGAGCCTTCAGCGAGCACCACGCGTTCATGGTCGCCTCGATGCTCCGCGCGATCGACGAGGCCGACGCACGGATCGCCCGCCTGAGTGAGGAAATCAACCGGCAGCTGCTGCCCCTGCGTGCGCAGACCGAGCTGCTGATCACGATCCCCGGGATCAGCCTGACTCTGGCCCAGATCCTGATCGCCGAGGTCGGCGTGGACATGGGCCGCTTCGCCACCGCCGGGCACCTCGCGTCCTGGGCCGGGATGTGCCCGGGTAACAAGGAGTCGGCCGGCAAGCGACTGTCCGGGCGCACCCGTCACGGCGACACCTGGCTCAAGACCGCCCTGTTCCTGGCCGGCGCCACCGCCGCCCGAAGCAAGGGCACCTACCTCGGGGCCCAGTACCGAAGACTCGTTCCCCACCGCGGCAGCAAGCGCGCCACCGTCGCGGTCGGCCACTCCATCCTGGTCGCCGCCTGGCACATCCTGCGCGACATGGTCCCCTACCAAGACCTCGGTCCTGATCACTTCACCAACCGGCTCGGCAAGGAACGCCACACCCGCCGCCTCATCGCCCAACTCGCCGCCCTCGGCCTCGATGTCACCGTCACCCCACGCGAAGAGGCCGGTTGA
- a CDS encoding DUF4259 domain-containing protein: MSAADAKIPAQLHEEFNMGTWDTGPFDNDTAADFTDTLDDAKPAEREALIRGVLTRTVDATGWLTEGEEAVAAAALIAAQCLGGDPIDTRFGPAEPMPAFSDDLRMLADQALARIISDEAGPASNWVDPEGWKRWRANLNRLRTVLAPPSPSIPLFDVE; the protein is encoded by the coding sequence ATGTCAGCGGCTGATGCGAAGATCCCGGCGCAACTACACGAGGAGTTCAACATGGGCACCTGGGACACCGGCCCCTTCGACAACGACACGGCCGCGGACTTCACCGACACTCTCGACGACGCCAAACCCGCTGAACGCGAGGCACTGATCCGGGGCGTCCTCACGCGCACCGTCGACGCCACCGGCTGGCTTACTGAAGGAGAAGAAGCGGTGGCGGCAGCCGCACTCATTGCGGCGCAATGCCTGGGCGGCGACCCGATCGACACCCGTTTCGGCCCTGCAGAACCCATGCCCGCCTTCTCTGACGATCTCCGGATGCTCGCGGACCAGGCCCTTGCTCGCATCATTAGCGACGAGGCCGGGCCGGCCTCGAACTGGGTCGACCCGGAAGGCTGGAAGCGGTGGCGAGCCAACCTCAACCGACTTCGCACAGTTCTTGCTCCGCCATCACCGTCCATTCCGCTTTTCGATGTCGAGTAA
- a CDS encoding helix-turn-helix transcriptional regulator — MKNRITDLRAEQGWTQAELAQHAGVSRQTINAIETGKFDPSLPLAFRLAKLFGLKIEEIFLNDQ, encoded by the coding sequence ATGAAGAACCGCATCACGGACCTTCGCGCCGAACAGGGTTGGACGCAGGCCGAGCTGGCTCAGCATGCCGGCGTGTCCCGGCAGACGATCAACGCCATCGAAACAGGGAAGTTCGACCCGAGCCTTCCCCTCGCCTTCCGTCTCGCTAAGCTCTTTGGCCTGAAGATCGAAGAGATTTTCCTCAACGACCAATGA